A window of the Kosakonia sp. BYX6 genome harbors these coding sequences:
- the ispB gene encoding octaprenyl diphosphate synthase → MNLEKINELTAQDMAGVNATILQQLNSDVQLINQLGYYIVSGGGKRIRPMIAVLAARAVGYEGNSHVTIAALIEFIHTATLLHDDVVDESDMRRGKATANAAFGNAASVLVGDFIYTRAFQMMTSLGSLKVLEVMSEAVNVIAEGEVLQLMNVNDPNITEENYMRVIYSKTARLFEAAAQCSGLLAGCSDVQEKGLQDYGRYLGTAFQLIDDLLDYSADGETLGKNTGDDLNEGKPTLPLLHAMHHGTPAQAQMIRDAIEQGNGRHLLEPVLEAMAQCGSLEWTRRRAEEEADKAIAALQVLPSSQWRDALIGLAHIAVQRDR, encoded by the coding sequence ATGAATTTAGAAAAAATCAATGAGTTAACCGCGCAGGACATGGCGGGTGTGAACGCGACGATTCTGCAACAACTCAACTCGGATGTGCAGTTAATCAACCAGTTGGGTTATTACATCGTAAGCGGTGGCGGAAAACGTATCCGTCCGATGATTGCCGTGCTGGCGGCACGCGCCGTTGGCTATGAAGGCAATTCGCATGTCACGATCGCTGCATTAATCGAATTTATCCATACCGCAACGCTCCTGCACGACGATGTTGTGGATGAGTCGGATATGCGCCGTGGTAAAGCCACGGCCAACGCCGCGTTTGGTAACGCCGCAAGCGTGCTGGTCGGGGATTTTATCTACACCCGCGCATTCCAAATGATGACCAGTCTTGGCTCGCTGAAGGTGTTGGAAGTGATGTCAGAAGCGGTGAACGTCATTGCAGAAGGCGAAGTACTGCAATTAATGAACGTCAACGACCCAAACATCACCGAAGAAAACTACATGCGTGTTATCTACAGTAAAACCGCGCGTTTGTTTGAAGCGGCGGCGCAATGTTCCGGTTTGCTCGCAGGGTGTTCCGATGTTCAAGAAAAAGGCCTGCAGGATTATGGCCGTTATCTGGGCACCGCTTTCCAACTGATTGATGACCTACTTGATTACAGTGCAGACGGTGAAACGCTGGGTAAAAATACCGGTGATGATCTGAACGAAGGCAAACCAACGTTGCCTTTATTGCATGCCATGCATCACGGAACACCGGCGCAAGCGCAGATGATTCGTGATGCGATTGAGCAAGGTAACGGTCGACACCTACTGGAACCTGTTCTGGAAGCCATGGCTCAGTGCGGTTCATTGGAGTGGACACGTCGCCGTGCCGAAGAAGAGGCTGATAAAGCCATCGCAGCATTGCAGGTTCTTCCAAGTTCTCAATGGCGAGATGCCCTGATTGGTTTAGCTCACATCGCCGTTCAGCGCGATCGTTAA
- the rplU gene encoding 50S ribosomal protein L21 — protein sequence MYAVFQSGGKQHRVSEGQTVRLEKLDIATGESVEFAEVLMIANGEEVKIGVPFVDGGVIKAEVVAHGRGEKVKIVKFRRRKHYRKQQGHRQWFTDVKITGISA from the coding sequence ATGTACGCGGTTTTCCAAAGTGGTGGTAAACAACACCGAGTAAGCGAAGGTCAGACCGTTCGCCTGGAAAAGCTGGACATCGCAACTGGCGAATCTGTTGAATTCGCTGAAGTTCTGATGATCGCAAACGGTGAAGAAGTCAAAATCGGCGTTCCTTTCGTTGATGGCGGCGTAATCAAAGCTGAAGTTGTTGCTCATGGTCGTGGCGAGAAAGTTAAAATCGTTAAGTTTCGTCGTCGTAAACACTACCGTAAGCAGCAAGGCCACCGTCAGTGGTTCACTGATGTGAAAATTACTGGCATCAGCGCCTAA
- the rpmA gene encoding 50S ribosomal protein L27 → MAHKKAGGSTRNGRDSEAKRLGVKRFGGEAVLAGSIIVRQRGTKFHAGSNVGCGRDHTLFALTDGKVKFEVKGPKNRKFISIVAE, encoded by the coding sequence ATGGCACATAAAAAGGCTGGCGGCTCAACTCGTAACGGTCGCGATTCAGAAGCTAAACGTCTGGGCGTAAAACGCTTCGGCGGTGAAGCAGTTTTGGCAGGTAGCATCATCGTTCGTCAACGTGGTACCAAATTCCACGCTGGTTCTAACGTAGGTTGCGGCCGTGACCACACTCTGTTCGCTTTGACTGACGGTAAAGTTAAGTTCGAAGTTAAAGGCCCGAAAAACCGTAAATTTATCAGCATCGTTGCTGAATAA
- a CDS encoding DMT family transporter: MKQQAGIGIVLALTTAMCWGALPIAMKQVLEVMEPPTVVFYRFLMAGIGLGLILTWKKKLPPLHLFRKPRWLILLAIATGGLFGNFILFSSSLQYVSPTASQVIGQLSPVGMMVASVFILKEKMRGTQIIGALMLICGLVMFFNTSLMEIFTRLTDYTWGVIFGVGAATVWVSYGVAQKVLLRRLASQQILFLLYTLCTVALLPLAKPAVLLQLSDWQLACLIFCGLNTLVGYGALAEAMARWQAAQVSALITLTPLFTLLFSDLLSMAWPDVFARPMLNLVGYLGAFVVVAGAMFSAIGHRLWGRWRSREVIVTVPRSGE; encoded by the coding sequence ATGAAACAGCAGGCAGGCATCGGTATTGTCCTGGCGCTTACCACCGCAATGTGTTGGGGCGCGTTACCTATTGCGATGAAGCAGGTGCTGGAAGTGATGGAACCCCCAACGGTGGTGTTTTATCGCTTTTTAATGGCGGGAATCGGTCTTGGCCTGATTCTCACATGGAAGAAAAAACTTCCACCGCTGCATCTTTTTCGCAAGCCCCGCTGGTTAATTCTGCTGGCTATAGCCACGGGCGGGCTATTCGGGAACTTCATTCTGTTCAGTTCTTCCCTGCAGTATGTTAGCCCGACGGCTTCACAGGTCATTGGGCAACTCTCGCCTGTGGGCATGATGGTTGCTAGCGTCTTTATCCTGAAAGAGAAGATGCGTGGCACCCAGATCATCGGCGCGCTAATGCTCATTTGCGGTCTGGTGATGTTTTTTAATACCAGCTTGATGGAAATTTTTACCCGGCTGACGGATTACACTTGGGGTGTGATATTCGGCGTCGGTGCTGCAACGGTGTGGGTAAGCTATGGTGTTGCGCAAAAAGTATTATTGCGCCGCCTTGCGTCCCAGCAGATCCTCTTTTTGCTGTACACTTTATGTACAGTCGCATTGTTGCCGTTGGCGAAGCCTGCAGTGCTGCTCCAGTTGAGTGACTGGCAGCTGGCCTGCCTGATTTTTTGTGGGCTGAATACGCTGGTAGGATACGGTGCGCTGGCGGAAGCGATGGCGCGTTGGCAGGCGGCGCAGGTCAGTGCGTTGATCACGCTGACGCCGCTATTTACGCTGTTATTTTCAGATTTGTTATCAATGGCCTGGCCCGATGTTTTCGCCAGACCGATGTTAAACCTTGTCGGTTATCTCGGTGCGTTTGTCGTGGTTGCGGGCGCGATGTTTTCCGCTATTGGCCATCGTCTTTGGGGACGTTGGCGCAGTCGCGAAGTAATCGTCACTGTGCCCCGCTCAGGCGAATGA
- the cgtA gene encoding Obg family GTPase CgtA has translation MKFVDEATILVVAGDGGNGCVSFRREKYIPKGGPDGGDGGDGGDVWLEADENLNTLIDYRFEKSFRAERGQNGQSRDCTGKRGKDITVKVPVGTRVIDQGTGETMGDMTKHGQRLMVAKGGWHGLGNTRFKSSVNRTPRQKTMGTPGDKRDLQLELMLLADVGMLGMPNAGKSTFIRAVSAAKPKVADYPFTTLVPSLGVVRMDNEKSFVVADIPGLIEGAADGAGLGIRFLKHLERCRVLLHLIDIDPIDGSDPAENARIIVGELEKYSEKLAAKPRWLVFNKIDLMDKAEAEAKAKAIAEALGWEDKFYLISAASQQGVKDLCWDVMTFIIENPITQAQEEQQPEKVEFMWDDYHRQQLEEAEEAVEDDEEWDDDWDEDDEEGVEFIYKR, from the coding sequence ATGAAGTTTGTTGATGAAGCTACGATTCTGGTCGTGGCGGGTGATGGCGGTAACGGCTGTGTCAGCTTCCGTCGCGAAAAATATATTCCGAAAGGCGGCCCTGATGGCGGCGACGGTGGCGATGGTGGTGATGTCTGGCTGGAAGCGGACGAAAACCTTAACACCCTGATCGACTACCGTTTCGAAAAATCTTTCCGTGCTGAGCGTGGTCAGAATGGCCAGAGCCGTGATTGCACGGGTAAACGCGGAAAAGACATTACGGTAAAAGTCCCGGTCGGGACGCGTGTTATCGATCAGGGCACCGGTGAAACCATGGGGGATATGACCAAGCATGGTCAGCGCCTGATGGTAGCAAAAGGTGGTTGGCACGGCCTTGGTAATACCCGTTTTAAATCCTCGGTTAACCGTACTCCGCGTCAGAAAACGATGGGTACGCCAGGCGATAAACGCGATCTGCAGCTGGAACTGATGCTGTTGGCCGACGTTGGGATGCTGGGTATGCCGAACGCCGGCAAATCTACATTTATTCGTGCGGTATCGGCGGCAAAACCGAAAGTGGCGGATTACCCGTTCACCACTCTGGTACCGAGCCTTGGCGTTGTTCGTATGGATAACGAAAAGAGCTTCGTCGTTGCGGATATTCCAGGGCTGATCGAAGGTGCCGCCGATGGCGCAGGCCTTGGGATTCGGTTCCTGAAACACCTTGAACGCTGCCGCGTGCTGTTGCACCTGATCGATATCGATCCGATCGATGGTTCCGATCCGGCTGAAAATGCCCGCATTATTGTTGGCGAACTGGAAAAGTACAGCGAGAAGCTAGCTGCTAAACCGCGTTGGCTGGTGTTCAACAAGATTGACCTGATGGATAAAGCCGAAGCGGAAGCCAAAGCGAAAGCTATCGCCGAAGCGCTGGGTTGGGAAGATAAGTTCTACCTGATCTCCGCCGCTAGCCAGCAGGGTGTCAAAGATCTGTGTTGGGATGTGATGACCTTTATCATCGAAAACCCGATCACGCAGGCGCAGGAAGAGCAGCAGCCTGAGAAAGTCGAGTTTATGTGGGATGATTATCATCGCCAGCAGCTCGAAGAAGCGGAAGAGGCTGTTGAAGACGACGAAGAGTGGGATGACGACTGGGACGAAGACGACGAAGAAGGCGTCGAATTCATTTACAAACGTTAA
- the dacB gene encoding serine-type D-Ala-D-Ala carboxypeptidase, whose amino-acid sequence MRFPSFIIGLTTSIALNVQAANVDEYINQLPDGANLALMVQRVGAKSPEVDYHGKQMALPASTQKVITALAALLQLGPDFRFTTTLESKGSVDGGTLKGDLIARFGGDPTLKRQDIRNMVAALKKSGVQKIDGNVLVDTSIFASHDKAPGWPWNDMTQCFSAPPAAAIVDRNCFSVSLYSAQKAGDLAYIRVASYYPVNMFSQVRTLARGSSEAQYCELDVVPGDLNRFTLTGCLPQRADPLPLAFAVQDGASYAGAIIKDELKDAGITYTGTLLRQTQENQPGTVIASKQSAPLHDLLKQMLKKSDNMIADTVFRMIGHVRFGVPGTWRAGSDAVRQILRQQAGVDLGNTIIADGSGLSRHNLLAPATMMQVLQYIAQHDTELNFISMLPLAGYDGSLQYRAGLHEAGVDGKVSAKTGSLQGVYNLAGFITTASGQRMAFVQYLSGYAVEPADQRNRRIPLVRFESRLYKDIYQNN is encoded by the coding sequence ATGCGATTTCCCAGCTTTATCATCGGATTGACCACCAGTATAGCCCTGAATGTTCAGGCCGCGAATGTCGACGAATACATCAACCAGCTCCCGGATGGCGCCAACTTAGCCCTGATGGTGCAAAGAGTGGGAGCCAAGTCCCCTGAAGTGGATTACCACGGTAAGCAAATGGCGCTGCCTGCGAGTACGCAAAAAGTGATAACCGCGCTGGCGGCGCTTTTGCAACTCGGACCGGACTTTCGCTTTACAACCACGCTGGAAAGCAAAGGTTCTGTTGATGGCGGCACATTAAAAGGCGATTTAATTGCGCGCTTTGGCGGCGATCCGACGCTAAAACGTCAGGATATTCGCAATATGGTCGCTGCGCTGAAAAAATCGGGTGTGCAGAAAATTGATGGAAATGTGCTTGTCGATACCTCTATTTTTGCGAGCCACGATAAAGCGCCCGGCTGGCCGTGGAACGATATGACACAGTGCTTTAGCGCTCCACCTGCCGCCGCCATTGTCGACCGTAACTGTTTTTCGGTTTCGCTCTACAGCGCGCAGAAAGCGGGCGATTTAGCCTATATTCGTGTGGCGTCTTATTACCCGGTGAACATGTTCAGCCAAGTACGCACACTCGCGCGCGGCTCCTCGGAGGCGCAGTATTGCGAGCTGGATGTTGTTCCTGGAGATTTAAACCGCTTCACGCTGACAGGCTGCCTGCCACAGCGTGCCGACCCATTGCCGCTAGCCTTCGCCGTTCAGGATGGCGCGAGTTACGCGGGCGCAATCATCAAAGATGAACTTAAAGACGCCGGGATCACTTATACCGGAACGCTGTTACGCCAGACGCAGGAAAACCAGCCGGGTACAGTGATTGCCAGCAAGCAATCTGCACCATTGCATGACTTGCTGAAACAGATGCTGAAAAAATCAGATAACATGATTGCGGATACCGTGTTTCGCATGATTGGTCACGTGCGCTTTGGCGTACCGGGCACCTGGCGAGCGGGTTCTGATGCGGTACGCCAAATCCTGCGCCAGCAAGCTGGCGTCGATCTCGGTAACACCATCATTGCCGATGGCTCAGGTCTGTCTCGCCACAATCTGCTGGCACCGGCAACCATGATGCAGGTGCTGCAATACATTGCACAACACGATACTGAACTGAACTTCATCTCAATGTTGCCACTGGCGGGCTATGACGGCTCGTTGCAGTACCGGGCTGGTTTGCATGAGGCGGGCGTGGACGGCAAAGTGTCGGCGAAGACGGGTTCGCTGCAAGGGGTCTACAACCTTGCCGGGTTTATCACCACCGCTAGTGGCCAGCGAATGGCGTTTGTGCAGTATCTTTCAGGCTATGCAGTGGAACCGGCGGATCAGCGCAATCGCCGCATTCCGTTGGTGCGTTTTGAAAGCCGGTTGTACAAAGACATTTATCAGAACAACTAA
- the greA gene encoding transcription elongation factor GreA, which produces MQAIPMTLRGAEKLREELEFLKTVRRPEIIASIAEAREHGDLKENAEYHAAREQQGFCEGRIKDIEAKLSNAQVIDISKMPKNGRVIFGSTVTVLNLDSEEEQTYRIVGDDEADFKQNLISVNSPIARGLVGKEQDDVVVIRTPGGEVEYEIIKVEYL; this is translated from the coding sequence ATGCAAGCTATTCCGATGACCTTACGTGGTGCCGAGAAATTGCGCGAAGAGCTGGAGTTTCTTAAAACCGTTCGTCGCCCAGAAATCATCGCCTCTATTGCGGAAGCCCGCGAGCATGGCGATCTTAAAGAAAACGCTGAGTATCACGCGGCGCGAGAGCAGCAAGGTTTCTGCGAAGGCCGCATTAAAGATATCGAAGCTAAACTGTCCAACGCGCAGGTTATCGACATTTCAAAGATGCCGAAAAACGGTCGCGTCATTTTTGGTTCCACTGTGACAGTGCTGAACCTGGATAGTGAAGAAGAGCAAACTTATCGTATTGTTGGTGACGATGAAGCTGACTTTAAACAGAATCTTATCTCAGTAAACTCGCCAATCGCGCGCGGTCTGGTGGGTAAAGAGCAGGATGATGTGGTTGTCATTCGCACGCCAGGCGGCGAAGTGGAATACGAAATCATCAAAGTGGAATATCTTTGA
- the yhbY gene encoding ribosome assembly RNA-binding protein YhbY: MNLSTKQKQHLKGLAHPLKPVVMLGNNGLTEGVLAEIEQALEHHELIKVKIASEDRDTKSLIVEAIVRETGASNVQVIGKTLVLYRPTAERKISLPR, translated from the coding sequence ATGAATCTGAGTACTAAACAAAAACAGCACCTGAAAGGTCTGGCACATCCGCTCAAGCCGGTAGTTATGCTTGGCAATAATGGTTTGACCGAAGGGGTACTGGCCGAGATTGAACAAGCGCTAGAGCACCATGAACTTATCAAGGTGAAGATCGCCTCTGAAGACAGAGACACTAAGTCCTTGATTGTGGAAGCTATCGTTCGCGAAACCGGTGCCAGTAACGTACAGGTCATCGGTAAAACGCTGGTGCTTTATCGCCCAACCGCGGAGCGTAAAATTTCGCTGCCACGCTAA
- the rlmE gene encoding 23S rRNA (uridine(2552)-2'-O)-methyltransferase RlmE, protein MTGKKRSASSSRWLQEHFSDKYVQQAQKKGLRSRAWFKLDEIQQSDKLFKPGMTIVDLGAAPGGWSQYAVTQIGGNGRIIACDLLPMDPIVGVDFLQGDFRDELVLKALLERVGDSKVQVVMSDMAPNMSGTPAVDIPRSMYLVELALEMCRDVLAPGGSFLVKVFQGEGFDEYLTEIRSLFTKVKVRKPDSSRARSREVYIVATGRK, encoded by the coding sequence ATGACAGGTAAAAAGCGTTCTGCCAGCTCGAGCCGCTGGCTTCAGGAACACTTTAGCGATAAATATGTTCAGCAGGCACAGAAAAAAGGGTTGCGTTCCCGAGCCTGGTTTAAACTTGATGAAATACAGCAAAGTGACAAGCTTTTTAAGCCGGGTATGACGATTGTGGACCTGGGTGCCGCACCCGGTGGATGGTCACAATACGCGGTCACGCAAATCGGTGGTAACGGTCGTATTATTGCTTGCGATCTTTTACCGATGGATCCAATCGTTGGCGTGGACTTCCTTCAGGGCGATTTTCGTGATGAATTAGTTCTGAAAGCCTTACTGGAACGAGTAGGTGACAGTAAAGTTCAAGTTGTCATGTCAGATATGGCGCCAAACATGAGCGGTACGCCAGCGGTCGATATCCCGCGTTCCATGTATCTGGTGGAACTGGCGCTGGAAATGTGTCGTGATGTGTTGGCACCAGGCGGTAGTTTTTTAGTGAAGGTGTTCCAGGGCGAAGGTTTCGATGAGTATCTCACGGAGATTCGCTCCCTGTTTACGAAGGTGAAAGTGCGTAAACCGGACTCTTCACGTGCTCGTTCACGTGAAGTGTATATTGTAGCGACCGGGCGAAAATGA
- the ftsH gene encoding ATP-dependent zinc metalloprotease FtsH: MAKNLILWLVIAVVLMSVFQSFGPSESNGRKVDYSTFLQEVNQDQVREARINGREINVTKKDSNRYTTYIPVNDPKLLDNLLTKNVKVVGEPPEEPSLLANIFISWFPMLLLIGVWIFFMRQMQGGGGKGAMSFGKSKARMLTEDQIKTTFADVAGCDEAKEEVGELVEYLREPSRFQKLGGKIPKGVLMVGPPGTGKTLLAKAIAGEAKVPFFTISGSDFVEMFVGVGASRVRDMFEQAKKAAPCIIFIDEIDAVGRQRGAGLGGGHDEREQTLNQMLVEMDGFEGNEGIIVIAATNRPDVLDPALLRPGRFDRQVVVGLPDVRGREQILKVHMRRVPLSPDIDAAIIARGTPGFSGADLANLVNEAALFAARGNKRVVSMVEFEKAKDKIMMGAERRSMVMTEAQKESTAYHEAGHAIIGRLVPEHDPVHKVTIIPRGRALGVTFFLPEGDAISASRQKLESQISTLYGGRLAEEIIYGVEHVSTGASNDIKVATNLARNMVTQWGFSDKLGPLLYAEEEGEVFLGRSVAKAKHMSDETARIIDQEVKALIERNYNRARQILNDNMDILHAMKDALMKYETIDAPQIDDLMSRRDVRPPAGWEDPGANNSDSNGTPRAPRPVDEPRTPNPGNTMSEQLGDK, encoded by the coding sequence ATGGCGAAAAACCTAATACTCTGGCTGGTCATTGCCGTCGTGCTGATGTCAGTATTCCAGAGCTTTGGGCCCAGCGAGTCTAATGGCCGCAAGGTGGATTATTCTACCTTCCTGCAAGAGGTCAACCAGGACCAGGTTCGCGAAGCGCGTATCAACGGACGTGAGATCAACGTTACCAAGAAAGATAGTAACCGTTACACGACTTACATCCCGGTCAACGATCCTAAACTGCTCGACAACCTGCTGACCAAAAACGTCAAGGTTGTGGGTGAACCGCCTGAAGAGCCAAGCCTGCTGGCTAACATCTTCATTTCCTGGTTCCCTATGCTGTTGCTGATTGGGGTCTGGATTTTCTTCATGCGCCAAATGCAGGGCGGCGGTGGCAAAGGTGCCATGTCGTTCGGCAAGAGCAAGGCGCGTATGCTCACGGAAGATCAGATCAAAACGACTTTCGCTGACGTTGCTGGTTGCGACGAAGCTAAAGAAGAAGTAGGCGAACTGGTTGAGTATCTGCGTGAGCCGAGCCGTTTCCAGAAATTGGGCGGTAAAATCCCGAAAGGCGTCCTGATGGTCGGCCCTCCGGGTACGGGTAAAACGCTGCTGGCGAAAGCTATCGCCGGTGAAGCGAAAGTGCCGTTCTTTACAATTTCAGGTTCTGACTTTGTTGAAATGTTCGTCGGTGTGGGCGCATCTCGTGTGCGTGACATGTTTGAACAAGCCAAGAAGGCCGCACCGTGCATTATCTTCATCGATGAAATCGACGCCGTAGGTCGCCAGCGTGGCGCTGGTCTGGGCGGCGGTCATGATGAACGTGAACAAACGCTGAACCAGATGCTGGTAGAAATGGATGGCTTCGAAGGTAACGAAGGTATTATCGTTATCGCCGCAACCAACCGTCCGGACGTGCTTGACCCTGCGCTGCTGCGTCCAGGCCGTTTTGACCGTCAGGTCGTTGTTGGTCTGCCGGATGTTCGCGGTCGCGAGCAGATCCTGAAAGTTCATATGCGCCGTGTGCCGCTGTCGCCGGATATCGATGCTGCAATCATTGCACGCGGTACACCGGGTTTCTCCGGTGCCGATCTGGCGAACCTGGTCAACGAAGCTGCGCTGTTTGCTGCCCGTGGTAACAAACGTGTTGTTTCCATGGTCGAGTTCGAAAAAGCGAAAGACAAAATCATGATGGGTGCGGAACGTCGCTCCATGGTGATGACGGAAGCGCAGAAAGAGTCCACCGCTTATCACGAAGCGGGCCACGCTATTATTGGTCGACTGGTGCCGGAACACGATCCGGTGCACAAAGTGACGATCATTCCGCGCGGTCGTGCGCTGGGTGTGACGTTCTTCCTGCCGGAAGGTGATGCAATCAGCGCCAGCCGTCAGAAACTAGAGAGCCAGATTTCAACGCTGTACGGCGGCCGCCTGGCAGAAGAGATCATCTACGGTGTTGAGCATGTTTCCACCGGTGCGTCGAACGACATTAAAGTCGCGACAAACCTGGCGCGCAACATGGTTACGCAGTGGGGCTTCTCTGACAAACTCGGTCCGCTGCTGTATGCCGAAGAAGAGGGCGAAGTTTTCCTCGGCCGCTCCGTCGCGAAAGCAAAACATATGTCCGATGAGACTGCGCGTATCATCGACCAGGAAGTGAAAGCGCTGATTGAACGTAACTACAATCGTGCGCGTCAGATCCTGAACGACAACATGGATATTCTGCATGCGATGAAAGATGCTCTGATGAAATATGAGACCATCGACGCACCGCAGATTGATGACCTTATGTCCCGTCGCGACGTACGTCCGCCGGCTGGCTGGGAAGATCCAGGCGCGAACAATTCTGATAGCAATGGTACCCCGCGCGCGCCGCGTCCGGTTGATGAACCGCGTACGCCTAACCCGGGCAACACCATGTCAGAACAGCTGGGCGACAAGTAA
- the folP gene encoding dihydropteroate synthase, producing MKLHAQGSTLELSHPHVMGILNVTPDSFSDGGTHNTLVEAVKHANLMINAGATIVDIGGESTRPGAADVSVEEELARVIPVVEAIAQRFEVWISVDTSKPEVIREAAHVGAHIINDIRSLTEPGALEAAAQTGLPVCLMHMQGQPKTMQEAPKYADVFADVNHFFTEHITRCERAGIAKEKLLLDPGFGFGKNLTHNYALLARLSEFHHFGLPLLVGMSRKSMVGQLLNVGPSERLSGSLACAVIAAMQGAQIIRVHDVKETVEAMRVVEATLSAKENKRYE from the coding sequence ATGAAACTTCATGCCCAGGGCTCCACGCTTGAGCTGTCTCATCCTCATGTCATGGGGATCCTTAACGTTACGCCAGACTCGTTTTCTGACGGCGGTACGCATAACACGCTGGTTGAGGCGGTCAAACACGCAAACTTGATGATCAACGCGGGTGCGACGATTGTGGACATCGGCGGAGAATCCACCCGTCCCGGTGCGGCAGATGTCAGCGTGGAAGAAGAGCTTGCTAGAGTGATTCCGGTCGTAGAAGCAATTGCGCAGCGCTTTGAGGTGTGGATTTCTGTTGATACCTCGAAGCCTGAAGTGATCCGCGAAGCCGCGCATGTTGGGGCGCATATCATCAATGATATTCGCTCGCTGACGGAACCCGGCGCGCTGGAGGCTGCCGCACAGACTGGCTTACCGGTCTGCCTGATGCATATGCAAGGGCAGCCGAAAACTATGCAGGAAGCCCCAAAATATGCTGATGTGTTTGCCGATGTGAACCATTTTTTCACCGAACATATTACGCGCTGCGAACGTGCGGGGATCGCAAAAGAGAAATTGTTGCTCGACCCTGGATTCGGTTTCGGTAAGAATCTCACCCACAATTATGCGCTGCTTGCCCGGTTATCTGAATTTCACCATTTCGGCTTACCGTTGCTGGTAGGAATGTCACGCAAATCGATGGTTGGGCAATTGCTGAATGTTGGGCCGTCCGAGCGCTTAAGTGGCAGCCTGGCGTGTGCGGTGATCGCCGCAATGCAAGGTGCGCAGATTATTCGTGTTCATGATGTAAAAGAAACGGTTGAAGCTATGCGGGTGGTGGAAGCCACACTGTCAGCGAAGGAAAATAAACGCTATGAGTAA